Proteins encoded together in one Caldicellulosiruptor saccharolyticus DSM 8903 window:
- a CDS encoding DUF362 domain-containing protein, which produces MAASKVYFTDFKTKPGYNMLDKLENLVKKAGIETIDFKNKFVAIKVHFGEPGNLAYIRPNYVARIVKLIKSLGGKPFVTDANTLYTGRRSNALDHLEAAYENGFNPLVLGCHVIIADGLKGTEYREIEVNLKHTQKAKIGSAIADADIIISMNHFKGHEMTGFGGAIKNIGMGSGSRGGKLFMHSSSKPVIKTSKCVGCGMCVKSCAQFAITLSEKKKAVIDYEKCVGCGQCVAVCQFEAATVRWDEAASIASEKIAEYAYAVLKDKPHFHINFVMNISPDCDCWSHNDIPIAPDIGIAASFDPVALDKACVDLVNSSAFTPAGSAFEKAKHIEVDGKIDRFKSIHPDTDWRVALKHAQEIGLGSLEYELVHV; this is translated from the coding sequence ATGGCTGCATCAAAGGTTTATTTCACAGACTTTAAAACCAAACCAGGGTATAATATGCTCGACAAGCTTGAAAATCTTGTGAAAAAGGCAGGGATTGAAACAATCGATTTTAAAAACAAGTTTGTTGCTATCAAGGTCCACTTTGGAGAACCAGGAAACCTTGCGTATATAAGACCAAACTATGTCGCAAGGATTGTAAAACTCATTAAAAGCCTTGGTGGCAAGCCTTTTGTAACAGATGCGAACACACTTTACACGGGAAGAAGAAGCAATGCTCTGGACCACTTAGAAGCTGCGTATGAAAATGGGTTTAACCCGCTTGTACTTGGCTGTCATGTAATCATCGCAGATGGGCTCAAAGGAACAGAGTACAGAGAGATTGAGGTGAACCTTAAACATACTCAAAAAGCAAAGATTGGCTCTGCCATTGCAGATGCTGATATTATAATCTCAATGAACCACTTTAAAGGTCATGAGATGACAGGGTTTGGTGGTGCTATCAAAAATATCGGGATGGGTTCTGGCTCGCGTGGTGGAAAGCTTTTTATGCATTCATCCTCAAAGCCGGTTATAAAGACATCAAAATGTGTTGGCTGCGGAATGTGCGTCAAAAGCTGTGCGCAGTTTGCTATAACTTTGAGTGAGAAGAAAAAAGCGGTCATTGACTATGAAAAATGTGTTGGATGTGGTCAGTGCGTTGCAGTGTGCCAGTTTGAAGCAGCAACTGTAAGATGGGATGAAGCTGCATCAATTGCAAGCGAGAAGATTGCTGAGTATGCTTATGCAGTTTTAAAAGATAAGCCTCATTTTCATATAAACTTTGTCATGAACATTTCGCCTGACTGTGACTGCTGGTCACATAATGATATTCCTATTGCACCAGATATCGGCATAGCTGCGTCATTTGACCCTGTTGCCCTGGATAAGGCATGTGTTGACCTTGTAAATAGCTCTGCATTCACACCAGCTGGATCTGCATTTGAAAAAGCAAAACACATTGAGGTTGATGGCAAAATTGACAGGTTCAAAAGCATTCATCCTGACACAGACTGGAGAGTTGCACTAAAACATGCTCAGGAGATTGGCCTTGGAAGTTTAGAGTATGAGCTGGTACATGTTTAA